A window of the Burkholderiales bacterium genome harbors these coding sequences:
- a CDS encoding DUF302 domain-containing protein, translating to MMNTKGIMDVPSNHSVVETSDRLESMLRAKGMKIFARIDQAAEAHAVGLTMRPTVLLIFGDPKGGTPLMNRYPSIAIDLPLKALVSEMAEGKVLISYNSPEFLQQRHGLETPPFGALNDLFRAAAQ from the coding sequence ATGATGAATACAAAGGGTATTATGGATGTGCCCAGTAACCACTCGGTTGTCGAAACCAGCGATCGACTCGAATCGATGCTTCGAGCCAAAGGCATGAAGATTTTTGCCCGGATCGATCAAGCTGCGGAAGCCCATGCCGTTGGGCTCACCATGCGACCAACGGTGCTCTTGATATTCGGCGATCCAAAAGGCGGCACCCCGCTGATGAACCGTTATCCGTCTATCGCCATAGATCTGCCGCTCAAGGCGCTGGTGTCGGAAATGGCGGAGGGCAAAGTGCTCATTAGTTACAACAGCCCGGAATTCTTGCAGCAGCGCCATGGCCTCGAAACACCGCCCTTCGGTGCGCTGAACGATCTTTTTAGAGCTGCAGCGCAGTAA
- a CDS encoding DUF202 domain-containing protein — protein sequence MSDPRVFFAAERTLLAWVRSGLTLMALGFVVARFGLFLTLLAASRVAPGDSSHSHWPSSALGIALVVLGAAIVLGALHNHRLYVRSLPPEDLPKLAIPWLTSLLALSVAAVGLFLAAYLLLA from the coding sequence ATGTCGGACCCACGCGTTTTCTTTGCCGCAGAGCGCACACTTCTGGCATGGGTCAGGTCAGGACTTACTTTGATGGCCCTTGGTTTTGTCGTTGCTAGGTTCGGCCTTTTCCTGACTCTCTTGGCCGCTTCACGTGTGGCTCCGGGCGATAGCTCCCACAGCCATTGGCCGTCTAGCGCGCTCGGCATCGCTCTCGTAGTCCTGGGCGCAGCAATCGTTCTGGGTGCCTTACATAATCACCGGCTTTACGTACGCTCGCTCCCGCCCGAGGATCTTCCGAAGCTGGCCATTCCATGGCTCACTTCGTTATTGGCTTTGTCAGTGGCCGCGGTGGGGCTTTTTTTGGCGGCATATCTTCTGCTTGCCTGA
- a CDS encoding DedA family protein, whose translation MTTLQSLIENYGYYGVFAGAFLEGETVLILAGFAAHSGFLALPWVMLAAFCGSLFGDQLYFFLGRRHGKRILQRFPLLQRRANRVDALLARYHTPIILAIRFLYGLRIVGPIVIGMSGVPALKFVGLNIVSAVIWAAMFSSAGYLFGEVLGLMLTNLKRYEVFALGVIALIGLIIWITYRLRNK comes from the coding sequence ATGACCACGCTTCAATCATTGATCGAAAACTACGGCTACTATGGCGTCTTCGCTGGCGCTTTTCTCGAAGGTGAGACTGTGCTTATCCTGGCCGGGTTCGCTGCTCACAGCGGTTTTCTGGCGCTTCCTTGGGTCATGCTGGCGGCTTTTTGTGGCAGTCTTTTTGGCGACCAGCTTTATTTCTTCCTCGGTCGCCGGCACGGAAAGCGAATATTGCAACGTTTTCCTTTGCTCCAGCGGCGCGCAAACAGGGTTGATGCGCTTCTCGCCCGGTACCACACGCCCATTATTCTTGCAATTCGGTTTCTCTACGGGCTGCGCATCGTCGGCCCAATCGTCATTGGCATGAGTGGCGTGCCTGCTCTGAAGTTTGTGGGACTGAACATCGTCAGCGCCGTTATATGGGCCGCGATGTTCAGCAGCGCGGGATATCTCTTTGGCGAGGTATTAGGACTGATGCTGACCAACCTGAAACGCTATGAAGTATTTGCGCTCGGGGTGATTGCACTGATAGGGCTAATAATCTGGATTACCTACCGACTTCGAAATAAGTGA
- a CDS encoding NAD-dependent malic enzyme, whose protein sequence is MPTQRHAIILTARRGEELLDTPVLNKGTAFTDDERAALGLHGLLPAQVETLDQQVRRAYEAYQRKEDDLERHIYLRQLQDNNEVLFYRLLLDHIVEMIPIVYTPVVAQACQQFSHIYRRPRGLFISYPLRHTIPVLLRNRPHPEVDVIVVTDGERILGIGDQGAGGLGIPIGKLSLYTLIGGIHPSRTLPIVLDVGTNNRERLDDPEYLGWRHERVTGSDYFDFIDQFVQAVKKELPDTCLQWEDFAAEHARPILLRYGDQLLTFNDDIQGTGAVVLGAILAALRVTGKSLKEQQIVILGAGSAGIGVADYLRRMMMADRLSNSDAVSRFWIVDKKGLLHGRRIDLTPEQQVYAQGSDRVANWPRTVNGEVGLADVIGKIEATILIGLSTVGGAFTEPVVREMARKSPRPIILPLSNPTVNSEAKADDLIRWTDGRALVATGSPFEPVNFRGRRVPIAQCNNIYIFPAMGLGCVASGARRVTEGMILAAARALGENSPALKDPNAPLLPALTDVREVAAKIALAVGTEAQKAGVAPQTTEEDLRRRVISSQWSPSYPSVIAATKDK, encoded by the coding sequence ATGCCGACACAAAGACACGCGATAATCCTGACCGCCCGGAGAGGCGAAGAACTGCTCGACACGCCGGTCCTTAATAAAGGAACTGCATTCACGGACGACGAACGCGCAGCGCTCGGCTTGCACGGTTTACTGCCGGCGCAGGTCGAGACACTCGACCAACAAGTTAGGCGCGCGTACGAGGCGTATCAGAGGAAGGAGGATGACCTGGAACGACACATCTATCTGCGCCAACTCCAGGACAACAATGAAGTTCTTTTCTATCGCCTCCTGCTCGACCACATTGTGGAAATGATTCCAATAGTTTACACGCCGGTGGTGGCGCAAGCTTGCCAACAATTCAGTCACATTTACCGGCGTCCGCGAGGTCTCTTTATATCGTATCCGTTGCGCCACACGATTCCTGTACTCTTGCGAAATCGCCCCCACCCGGAAGTCGACGTAATTGTCGTCACAGATGGAGAGCGCATCCTGGGTATCGGTGATCAGGGCGCCGGCGGCCTCGGCATTCCTATCGGCAAGCTCTCGTTGTACACACTTATCGGCGGGATCCATCCTTCGCGCACCTTGCCGATCGTCCTGGATGTAGGGACCAACAACCGCGAACGCCTCGATGATCCGGAATATCTCGGCTGGCGCCATGAGCGGGTGACTGGAAGCGACTATTTTGATTTCATCGATCAATTCGTCCAGGCGGTAAAGAAAGAGCTACCGGACACATGTCTGCAGTGGGAAGATTTTGCCGCGGAGCATGCCCGGCCCATTCTTCTGCGCTACGGCGATCAACTTCTGACTTTCAATGACGACATTCAGGGGACGGGCGCTGTTGTCCTGGGCGCCATTCTAGCCGCGCTTCGTGTAACTGGAAAGAGTTTGAAGGAGCAGCAAATCGTCATTCTGGGAGCGGGGTCTGCGGGAATCGGTGTTGCCGACTACCTGCGCCGGATGATGATGGCGGACCGGCTCTCAAACTCGGACGCCGTCAGTCGCTTCTGGATTGTCGACAAAAAAGGTCTGTTGCATGGCCGGCGGATCGATCTTACGCCGGAGCAACAGGTTTACGCCCAGGGGTCCGATCGCGTGGCCAATTGGCCGCGCACCGTTAACGGGGAAGTCGGCCTCGCGGATGTGATCGGAAAAATCGAAGCCACGATTCTGATAGGTCTTTCCACGGTTGGTGGTGCTTTCACGGAGCCCGTTGTCCGAGAGATGGCGCGCAAATCGCCTCGTCCGATCATTCTGCCGCTCTCCAATCCCACCGTGAACTCGGAAGCCAAAGCCGATGACCTGATTCGTTGGACGGACGGTCGCGCACTGGTTGCCACGGGTTCCCCTTTCGAGCCGGTCAACTTTCGAGGACGACGCGTTCCAATCGCGCAGTGCAATAACATCTACATTTTCCCCGCCATGGGTTTAGGCTGTGTAGCGTCTGGCGCGCGCCGAGTAACAGAAGGTATGATTTTGGCGGCAGCCCGGGCGTTAGGCGAGAATTCTCCCGCGCTCAAAGATCCCAACGCTCCCTTGCTGCCTGCGCTAACGGACGTGCGCGAGGTGGCAGCGAAAATTGCCTTGGCGGTTGGCACAGAAGCGCAAAAGGCAGGCGTCGCACCGCAGACGACGGAGGAAGACCTTCGACGCCGGGTAATTAGCAGCCAGTGGAGCCCTTCTTACCCTAGCGTTATCGCTGCAACGAAGGATAAATAG
- a CDS encoding MBL fold metallo-hydrolase yields MHYKSIGARPSGLRLERMQSSPLWDGDGFRNIHPVLPGLRDTSVPRPSLSDFLRGGNRRVPRAGLPAVDPREVWSSTPGTGLRATWLGHSTVLVEIDGIRVLTDPVWGRRASPSRLVGPKRFQPVPVALRALPPIDVVLVSHDHYDHLDYPTIRKLAQSNVPFITSLGVGAHLEAWGVPPERIAELDWWESHTLPNTELSVTAAPSQHFSGRGLKDRNATLWSSLVIRSPRHAVFFSGDTGLTTEYAAIRTRLGPFDLVMLEVGAFHPSWGHIHLGPEHALEALALLGGGAFLPVHWGTFPLALHDWDQPAETLLTLGPKHGAQLLMPRLGEPVEPAHIHKVTPWWRSVDVQEIRQQPSAKPYLTLPKAMPWPFD; encoded by the coding sequence ATGCATTACAAGTCTATAGGTGCGAGGCCAAGCGGATTGCGGCTCGAGCGCATGCAATCCTCGCCACTCTGGGACGGAGACGGCTTTCGCAACATTCATCCGGTACTGCCGGGTTTACGCGATACCAGTGTACCGAGGCCATCACTATCAGATTTTCTGCGCGGCGGCAATCGCCGGGTGCCGCGCGCGGGCCTCCCCGCCGTCGATCCACGCGAAGTGTGGTCTAGTACGCCGGGAACTGGACTGCGAGCGACTTGGCTCGGTCACTCTACCGTCCTCGTCGAAATAGACGGGATTCGAGTATTGACTGATCCCGTGTGGGGTCGTCGCGCTTCGCCTTCGCGTCTGGTGGGGCCGAAACGCTTCCAGCCAGTGCCCGTTGCGCTACGGGCGCTTCCGCCGATCGACGTCGTGCTCGTGTCTCATGATCACTACGACCACCTCGATTATCCAACCATCCGCAAGCTGGCGCAGTCCAATGTGCCGTTCATTACCTCACTCGGCGTCGGCGCGCACCTGGAGGCGTGGGGCGTGCCGCCGGAACGCATTGCAGAGCTTGATTGGTGGGAATCTCACACGCTACCGAACACCGAGTTATCGGTGACTGCGGCGCCGTCGCAACATTTCTCGGGTCGCGGGCTCAAGGACCGTAATGCGACGCTTTGGTCATCCTTGGTTATTCGCTCCCCGCGGCACGCCGTATTTTTTAGTGGCGACACCGGCTTGACGACCGAATACGCGGCGATCCGCACCCGATTGGGCCCGTTTGATCTCGTCATGCTGGAAGTGGGCGCCTTCCACCCATCGTGGGGCCACATTCACCTCGGTCCCGAACACGCGCTTGAGGCGCTCGCCCTGTTGGGTGGCGGTGCGTTCCTGCCGGTGCATTGGGGCACGTTTCCGTTGGCTTTGCATGATTGGGACCAGCCAGCCGAGACGTTGCTGACGCTCGGTCCAAAGCACGGTGCGCAGCTGCTGATGCCGCGGCTGGGCGAGCCCGTTGAGCCGGCGCACATCCATAAAGTCACACCGTGGTGGCGGTCAGTCGACGTACAAGAGATTCGTCAGCAACCGTCCGCGAAACCTTACCTGACACTACCCAAAGCGATGCCGTGGCCGTTTGACTGA
- a CDS encoding YncE family protein, producing MQLKFFCRSKFKQNRQCERFALLQHRRSSIVLLALLLLGAAVGSTPAEASPFAYVTTRDANGVSVIDTATNVVVGTIPVGMFPVAVAITPDGTRAFVTNQFSDSVSVIDTATNTVGATIPVGSYPSEVAITPNETRVFIANEISGDVSVIDTSTNTVVATVPIGSLPFGLAITPNGTQAYVSNLGSDTVSVIDTATNTVVATIPEPVGSLPAGVAITPDGTRAYVTNVGSNTVSVINTATNTVAATITSPGFEPGHVAITPDGSRAYVTNAGSNDVSVIDTATNTVVATVPVGLFPYGLAITSDGTRAYVASLDSLSVSVINTATNTVVATVALGGQPSGVAITPALAPFAFFAVNVQFELHHYSADRDEFESRYGCPDRDKFESHHGRADCDKFESHHHSTNNDEFHMKATFTLAAGSNGIAPLTEDVTVSIGTFSAKIPAGSFRQNKRGEFKFEGAIGGGKLEAEITPLGKARYKFTAEGSHLNLDGVANRQTTVQLTIGENAGSTTVAPRFER from the coding sequence ATGCAACTCAAATTCTTTTGTCGCAGTAAATTTAAACAGAATCGCCAGTGCGAACGCTTCGCTCTGCTTCAACATAGACGCAGCAGCATCGTGCTCCTGGCGTTGCTTTTACTCGGGGCGGCCGTCGGTTCCACGCCGGCGGAGGCGAGTCCTTTTGCCTATGTGACGACGCGTGATGCCAACGGCGTCTCCGTAATTGATACTGCAACCAACGTGGTGGTTGGTACGATCCCAGTGGGGATGTTTCCAGTAGCGGTGGCCATTACGCCGGACGGAACCCGCGCCTTTGTGACGAATCAGTTCTCCGACAGTGTTTCGGTAATTGATACTGCGACAAATACAGTGGGTGCCACGATTCCGGTCGGGTCCTACCCCTCAGAAGTGGCCATCACACCGAATGAAACTCGCGTCTTCATAGCAAACGAGATTTCCGGCGATGTCTCGGTGATCGACACGTCGACCAACACGGTGGTCGCTACAGTCCCTATTGGGTCGTTACCTTTTGGATTAGCCATCACGCCGAATGGAACCCAGGCTTATGTGTCGAATTTAGGCTCCGACACCGTTTCGGTGATCGATACGGCGACCAACACAGTGGTAGCCACCATCCCAGAGCCAGTGGGGTCCTTACCCGCCGGGGTGGCCATCACGCCGGACGGAACGCGCGCCTATGTGACGAATGTTGGCTCCAATACTGTCTCGGTGATTAACACCGCGACCAACACGGTAGCAGCCACGATCACGTCGCCGGGATTTGAACCGGGTCACGTTGCCATCACGCCGGATGGCAGCCGCGCCTATGTGACGAATGCGGGCTCCAACGATGTCTCGGTGATCGACACGGCGACCAACACTGTTGTGGCGACAGTCCCTGTTGGGTTGTTTCCTTACGGATTAGCAATAACGTCCGACGGGACTCGCGCCTACGTGGCGAGTCTTGACTCCCTAAGCGTCTCAGTGATTAACACCGCGACCAACACGGTGGTAGCCACGGTCGCGCTTGGAGGTCAACCATCCGGGGTGGCCATTACCCCGGCGCTCGCGCCATTTGCCTTTTTCGCAGTCAACGTCCAGTTCGAGTTGCATCATTACTCCGCCGACCGTGACGAGTTTGAGTCGCGTTATGGCTGTCCTGACCGTGACAAGTTCGAATCGCATCATGGCCGTGCTGATTGCGATAAGTTTGAGTCGCATCATCATTCCACGAACAATGACGAGTTCCATATGAAAGCGACGTTTACCTTGGCCGCGGGCAGCAACGGCATCGCGCCGCTGACGGAAGATGTGACCGTCAGTATCGGCACTTTTTCAGCGAAAATCCCGGCCGGCTCCTTCCGCCAAAATAAGAGAGGGGAATTCAAGTTTGAAGGGGCCATTGGCGGCGGAAAACTGGAAGCTGAGATCACTCCGCTTGGCAAAGCCCGCTACAAATTCACGGCCGAAGGCAGTCACTTGAACTTGGACGGGGTCGCGAACCGACAGACCACAGTGCAACTTACGATCGGGGAAAATGCCGGCAGCACGACCGTCGCGCCTAGATTTGAGCGCTGA
- a CDS encoding DUF1272 domain-containing protein, producing the protein MLELRPTCENCNKPLPPDSLEARICSYECTFCATCVDNVLGNVCPNCGGGFIPRPVRPSKNWKCGNFLGNDPASTKIKHRPVDAAAHLKFSAPIKDIPPQKR; encoded by the coding sequence ATGCTCGAACTCCGCCCGACCTGCGAAAACTGCAACAAGCCTCTTCCGCCGGACTCGCTGGAAGCCCGCATTTGCTCTTATGAGTGTACGTTCTGCGCGACGTGCGTCGACAATGTCTTGGGCAATGTGTGCCCCAACTGTGGCGGTGGGTTTATTCCCAGGCCTGTTAGGCCATCGAAGAACTGGAAATGCGGCAACTTCCTCGGCAACGACCCGGCAAGCACCAAAATCAAGCATAGGCCGGTTGATGCCGCGGCGCATTTGAAGTTCTCGGCTCCAATCAAGGATATTCCCCCGCAGAAGCGGTAG
- a CDS encoding GFA family protein, with protein MSSKKTYQGSCFCGAVQFTVSGEPAAMGYCHCESCRSWSAAPVNAFTLWKPETVRITRGAENIGTYNKTPRSYRKWCKTCGGHIFTDHPGIGLTDVYAAVIPDFPVHAGVHVNYQETKLRIRDGLPKMKDLQKEMGGSGVSVAE; from the coding sequence ATGAGCAGCAAAAAAACTTACCAGGGCAGCTGCTTTTGCGGCGCGGTTCAATTCACGGTCAGCGGCGAGCCGGCTGCAATGGGTTATTGCCATTGTGAGTCGTGTCGAAGCTGGTCGGCAGCGCCTGTCAATGCCTTCACTTTATGGAAACCCGAAACAGTGCGGATCACGCGGGGGGCGGAAAATATCGGTACTTACAATAAGACGCCGCGCAGTTATCGCAAATGGTGCAAGACCTGCGGAGGCCACATCTTTACTGACCATCCCGGCATCGGACTCACTGACGTGTATGCGGCGGTCATTCCAGACTTCCCGGTCCATGCTGGCGTGCATGTCAACTATCAGGAGACGAAGCTGCGCATTAGGGACGGGTTGCCGAAGATGAAGGACCTCCAGAAGGAAATGGGCGGTTCAGGTGTTAGCGTGGCAGAATAA
- a CDS encoding NnrU family protein, which produces MGAIFSLLYGLIVYALCVATLLYAIGFTGNLFVPKSIDTGAPGPLAQSVIVNLLLLGIFAVQHSVMARRSFKRWWTGIVSPAVERSTFVLAASLALALLFWQWRPIPEPIVWNVGSTGGAQLLWAAFWLGCTVFLVSTFLINHFELFGVRQVFARLAGRALPEPTFRTPFFYRYVRHPIYLGLLLVFWAAPVMTTGHLLFSIGATGYILVGIWFEERDLIAQFGELYHRYRNQVGMLLPSRKSL; this is translated from the coding sequence ATGGGAGCAATTTTCTCGCTTTTATACGGCCTGATCGTCTACGCGTTGTGCGTGGCGACGCTTCTCTACGCGATCGGTTTCACCGGCAATCTCTTCGTTCCTAAGTCAATCGACACGGGAGCGCCGGGGCCGCTTGCTCAGTCGGTGATCGTGAACCTTCTCCTGCTCGGCATCTTCGCCGTGCAGCACAGCGTCATGGCGCGGCGCTCGTTCAAGCGCTGGTGGACAGGCATCGTGTCCCCGGCGGTGGAGCGCAGCACTTTCGTGCTCGCAGCCAGCCTTGCGCTCGCACTCCTGTTTTGGCAGTGGCGCCCGATTCCCGAGCCGATCGTCTGGAATGTCGGGAGCACAGGCGGCGCGCAGCTGCTGTGGGCCGCGTTCTGGCTCGGTTGCACGGTGTTTCTGGTGAGTACCTTCCTCATCAACCACTTCGAGCTGTTCGGCGTACGGCAAGTGTTTGCGCGCCTGGCCGGCCGAGCGCTTCCAGAGCCAACGTTCAGGACGCCGTTCTTCTATCGCTACGTGCGCCATCCCATTTATCTCGGCCTCCTGCTCGTTTTCTGGGCAGCGCCGGTCATGACGACCGGGCACCTGCTGTTCTCGATCGGTGCCACCGGCTACATCCTCGTCGGCATCTGGTTCGAGGAGCGCGACCTCATTGCGCAGTTCGGCGAGCTCTACCACCGCTATCGCAACCAGGTCGGGATGCTGCTGCCGAGCCGCAAGTCCTTATGA
- a CDS encoding class I SAM-dependent methyltransferase, translating into MTTIAIPTSSMQKASVPAAPDYATIKQRQQATWASGDFAVIGTTLQIVGEILAEAADIRAGEYVLDVAAGNGNATLAAARRFAKVTSTDYVPALLDKGRARAAAEGLQVHFRIADAEDLPFEGNSFDVVLSTFGAMFTPDHTRPAREMLRVVRNGGRIGLANWTPEGFIGQLFKVIGNYIPAPVGLKSPALWGTEPHIVELFGPHATDIRTVRKNFNFRYRSAAHWLQIFRDFYGPVQKAFAALDPAGQDALAKDVTALLNRCNTAGPVSLVVPAEYLEVVIDCK; encoded by the coding sequence ATGACTACCATTGCTATACCCACGTCTTCCATGCAAAAGGCATCCGTTCCCGCTGCGCCAGATTACGCAACCATCAAGCAACGCCAGCAGGCGACCTGGGCCAGCGGTGATTTCGCAGTCATCGGCACCACACTGCAAATCGTCGGTGAAATCCTGGCCGAGGCGGCCGATATTCGCGCCGGTGAGTACGTGCTCGATGTCGCCGCCGGCAACGGCAACGCCACGCTCGCCGCTGCGCGCCGCTTTGCCAAAGTCACTTCGACCGATTATGTGCCCGCGCTGCTCGACAAAGGCCGCGCTCGTGCTGCGGCCGAGGGTTTGCAGGTTCATTTCCGTATTGCCGATGCCGAAGATTTGCCGTTTGAGGGCAACAGCTTTGATGTCGTGCTATCGACGTTTGGCGCAATGTTCACCCCGGATCATACGCGGCCCGCGCGCGAGATGCTGCGTGTGGTGCGCAACGGGGGACGAATCGGCCTTGCAAACTGGACGCCCGAGGGCTTTATTGGGCAGCTGTTCAAGGTCATCGGTAATTACATCCCGGCGCCAGTAGGCCTCAAGTCGCCCGCGCTGTGGGGCACCGAACCACATATTGTTGAACTGTTTGGCCCCCACGCGACGGATATTCGCACCGTGCGCAAGAATTTCAATTTTCGGTATCGCTCGGCAGCGCACTGGTTACAGATTTTCCGTGATTTCTATGGGCCTGTACAAAAAGCGTTCGCGGCGCTTGATCCCGCCGGGCAAGACGCCCTTGCGAAAGACGTTACGGCGCTGCTCAACCGATGCAATACCGCGGGGCCTGTTTCGCTGGTCGTGCCGGCTGAGTACCTCGAGGTCGTCATCGATTGCAAGTAA
- a CDS encoding AraC family transcriptional regulator encodes MTTDTLSDVLRSVRLRGAVFYWLSCGEEWAVEAPPAKEIAGAVNPGAEHVMEYHVITKGSGWAAIVGEPPVRLETGDTVMFPHGDAHVMSSAPGIQPTRMRRDWIYATRKDPKPIPVVFRTLTEFTYGEPAPESPTNVACGFLGCDLRPFNPLIATLPRLLHLPAAGEGTWISQVMRQAVNASQNKRPGGNAVLERISEMMFVDAIRRYVERLPEASSGWLAGLRDRHVGRALALIHENPARTWTIDTLADEIALSRSAFYERFVRLIGQPPMQYLTQWRMQAAANLLRQSHAPIASIALDVGYESEAAFARAFKRLVGTPPASWRRIQNRQ; translated from the coding sequence ATGACTACCGATACTTTGTCCGATGTGCTGCGCTCAGTCCGCCTGCGCGGTGCGGTGTTTTATTGGCTGAGTTGTGGGGAAGAATGGGCAGTCGAGGCGCCGCCCGCGAAAGAGATCGCCGGAGCGGTAAACCCGGGCGCGGAGCACGTGATGGAGTATCACGTAATTACGAAGGGCAGTGGCTGGGCGGCGATTGTCGGCGAGCCGCCGGTGCGTCTGGAAACGGGCGATACGGTGATGTTTCCGCATGGTGACGCGCACGTAATGTCGAGCGCACCCGGAATACAGCCAACGCGCATGCGCCGGGACTGGATATATGCCACACGCAAAGATCCCAAGCCGATTCCTGTCGTATTTCGCACACTGACAGAGTTTACCTATGGAGAGCCTGCACCGGAGTCGCCGACCAACGTTGCATGCGGATTTCTCGGTTGCGACCTGCGGCCTTTCAATCCATTGATTGCGACTCTGCCGCGACTGCTGCACCTGCCGGCAGCCGGTGAAGGTACATGGATCAGCCAGGTCATGCGGCAGGCAGTCAACGCATCGCAGAACAAGCGCCCCGGTGGTAACGCGGTACTTGAGCGCATAAGCGAGATGATGTTTGTCGATGCAATACGCCGCTACGTGGAGCGGCTTCCCGAAGCAAGTTCCGGCTGGCTTGCGGGATTGCGCGACCGCCACGTAGGACGGGCGCTCGCGCTGATACACGAAAATCCGGCTCGCACATGGACGATAGACACACTGGCTGACGAAATCGCGCTGTCGCGCTCGGCGTTCTATGAACGATTCGTGCGGCTCATCGGACAGCCTCCCATGCAATACCTCACGCAGTGGCGCATGCAAGCGGCCGCAAATCTGCTGCGGCAGAGCCACGCGCCCATTGCGTCGATAGCACTCGATGTTGGTTATGAATCCGAAGCCGCATTCGCGCGCGCATTCAAGCGACTAGTCGGGACACCGCCTGCAAGTTGGCGGCGAATTCAGAACAGGCAGTAG
- a CDS encoding carbonic anhydrase family protein, whose protein sequence is MCDKLEYPRNSGDSGRRNFLKVTGAASALGLIGGNLFIGSARADALTKAQRDSMTPEQILEVMKAGNQRFRKGERKDRNYLREQRASAKGQYPAAVLLTCIDSRAPAEVIMDLGIGDIFNCRVAGNIENQDILGSMEFACKLAGAKVVLVMGHTKCGAVKGAIANAELGNLTGLLAKIKPAVQATAYTGERSAANYDFVDAVARTNVTITLANIRKNSPVLAELEANGKIEISGAMYNLETGAVDFLG, encoded by the coding sequence ATGTGCGACAAACTTGAATACCCTCGGAACAGCGGCGATTCAGGCCGCAGGAATTTTCTCAAAGTGACGGGCGCCGCGAGTGCGCTCGGGCTTATCGGCGGCAATCTCTTTATCGGGTCGGCGCGCGCCGATGCACTGACCAAGGCACAGCGCGACAGTATGACGCCGGAGCAGATCCTCGAGGTAATGAAGGCCGGGAACCAGCGCTTCCGCAAAGGAGAGCGGAAAGACCGCAATTATCTAAGGGAACAGAGGGCGAGCGCCAAGGGCCAGTATCCCGCGGCAGTGCTTCTTACCTGTATCGATTCACGCGCGCCGGCTGAGGTGATCATGGACCTCGGCATCGGTGATATCTTCAATTGCCGTGTCGCGGGCAACATCGAAAACCAAGACATTCTGGGTAGCATGGAGTTCGCCTGCAAACTGGCTGGTGCCAAGGTCGTGCTGGTGATGGGGCACACTAAATGCGGTGCGGTGAAAGGCGCCATCGCCAATGCCGAGTTGGGCAATCTCACCGGACTGCTGGCCAAGATTAAACCCGCGGTGCAGGCGACAGCATATACCGGTGAGCGCTCGGCGGCGAACTACGATTTCGTGGATGCCGTGGCGCGCACGAACGTCACGATAACTCTGGCAAACATTCGCAAAAATAGCCCCGTACTCGCGGAATTGGAAGCCAACGGCAAGATCGAGATTAGCGGCGCGATGTACAACCTGGAAACGGGCGCCGTGGATTTCCTCGGTTGA
- a CDS encoding prepilin-type N-terminal cleavage/methylation domain-containing protein, which produces MITRQRGFTLIEVAIVLVIIGLLLGGVLKGQELITSARVRNLISQQDGIKAAFFGFQDRYHALPGDYPGALATTNIPNVAATLGGNGDGQILNTAGANEQTIAWTHMSHAGFLTGSYNMATATDAVAQANTPSNPYNAYFQIIYDNNYSIVVGDPAAANLHNLKTGNEIPVDILTEVDRKIDDANPGRGTFRFSSYLGAGTAPTAATCADLTNGVWLTTSGQTNCGAAYLF; this is translated from the coding sequence GTGATAACAAGACAACGCGGCTTTACCCTGATTGAAGTGGCTATCGTGCTGGTCATTATCGGCCTGCTATTGGGCGGTGTGCTGAAAGGCCAGGAGCTGATCACCAGCGCCCGGGTCAGGAACCTCATTTCCCAGCAAGACGGAATCAAGGCGGCTTTCTTCGGCTTCCAGGACCGTTATCACGCCCTGCCGGGTGATTACCCTGGGGCGCTGGCGACCACCAACATCCCGAACGTCGCGGCGACCTTGGGCGGCAACGGCGACGGACAAATACTCAATACCGCCGGCGCCAACGAACAGACCATAGCGTGGACCCACATGTCGCACGCAGGTTTCCTGACCGGTAGCTACAACATGGCGACCGCGACCGATGCCGTCGCCCAAGCCAATACGCCGAGCAACCCCTACAACGCGTATTTTCAAATCATTTACGACAACAACTACAGCATTGTCGTTGGCGACCCGGCCGCCGCCAACCTTCACAATCTGAAGACGGGGAACGAGATACCGGTAGATATTCTGACCGAAGTAGACCGCAAGATTGACGACGCCAATCCGGGGCGCGGCACATTCCGCTTCAGCAGCTACCTCGGAGCGGGAACCGCACCGACTGCTGCAACCTGTGCCGATCTGACGAACGGGGTCTGGCTCACCACCAGCGGCCAAACCAACTGCGGCGCCGCGTACCTGTTCTAG